In the Magnolia sinica isolate HGM2019 chromosome 15, MsV1, whole genome shotgun sequence genome, one interval contains:
- the LOC131228136 gene encoding putative disease resistance protein RGA4 → MAAEAILSAFVKTVLGNLNSLLLQEFGSAWGVKKELGKLESTLSTIHAVLQDAEEQQVKNEAVKNWLKKLKDATYVADDLIDEFAIEAFRRKVRTQSATVNRVRNFFSFPNSLVFCLRMGSRIKEIGERLDGIAAERLKFHLREGVVDRPGNTEGRLQTASFVIESEVYGRDEDKEKTVELLIHVSTQEDVSIIPIVGMGGLGKTTLAQFAYNDERVAKHFELRMWVCVSDDFDVRRLTKTILESATNGKHDLLELDLLQRCLQEKLRGKKFLLVLDDVWDENPENWDQLKQFLRGGARGSKIIVTTRSEKVASIMGTLPPHHLPRLSEDDCLSLFMQRAFGHGRQEPPNLVMHAKEIVKKCGGVPLAAKALGGLMRFKTDEREWLFVKESEIWNIPEEESGILPALRLSYFHLPSHLKQCFAYCSIFPKDHIIDKKKLILLWMAEGFVQPSDGSKQMEDIGGEYFNNLLWRSFFQDVKKDEDGNILWCKMHDLVHDLACYLARNECSIVQVKNAVSIPDIYRCFFMLGEYYEWVLTVPKASRKANHLRTLLLDARVQPFSVPRNLLTNFMCLRVLDLSFACVTTEILVSIGRLKHLRYLDLSYTKIRAVPESISTLHHLQTLRLLGHNNPAELPRDMSKMTSLRHLEIDWYNDKLTHMPANMGQLKLLQTLTIFIVGKDNGCGIRELQGLNLGGELTIRNLENVMCAANAQEANLKNKPNLCMLRFSWGQDIDLQLEGNVEQTLEGLRPHRNLKRLTVEEYMGVRFPYWMCSSSLPNLIKVSVINCRRCEQLPPLSHLPFLKVLVIRGMDAVKSIGKHFYGDDVTEAFPSLKELTIQDMPNLEEWSGSNGRVLPCLNRLTVWGCPKLTTLPCLPSLKELELTDGNEMLLGSVANLTSLSSLEVQGFRELRSLPDGLFENHTHLSSLDIRECPKLEGVTKPHLSPSAAFS, encoded by the coding sequence AAACAGTATTGGGGAACTTGAATTCTCTACTTCTGCAAGAGTTTGGATCAGCGTGGGGTGTCAAGAAAGAGTTGGGGAAGCTCGAGAGCACGTTGTCAACGATCCATGCGGTGCTTCAAGATGCAGAGGAGCAGCAAGTGAAGAACGAGGCAGTGAAGAATTGGCTAAAGAAGCTTAAGGACGCAACCTATGTTGCAGATGACTTGATAGATGAGTTTGCAATAGAAGCTTTTCGGCGGAAAGTGAGGACTCAGTCTGCTACGGTGAATCGGGTACgcaacttcttttcttttccaaacTCACTTGTATTTTGCCTGAGGATGGGGAGTAGGATAAAGGAAATTGGGGAGAGATTAGATGGGATTGCAGCAGAGAGGTTGAAGTTCCATTTGAGAGAGGGAGTTGTAGATCGGCCAGGCAATACTGAAGGGAGACTACAAACCGCCTCTTTTGTGATTGAGTCAGAAGTTTATGGAAGAGACGAAGATAAGGAGAAAACCGTAGAGTTGTTGATTCATGTCAGtactcaagaagatgtctcgatcATCCCCATAGTCGGTATGGGGGGCCTTGGGAAGACCACACTTGCTCAATTCGCTTACAATGACGAGAGGGTAGCGAAGCATTTCGAGCTGAGAATGTGGGTTTGTGTGTCGGATGACTTTGATGTGAGGAGGCTAACAAAAACAATTTTAGAGTCTGCTACCAATGGGAAACATGATCTCCTAGAATTGGATTTACTGCAGCGTTGCCTCCAAGAAAAGCTACGTGGGAAGAAGTTTTTACTTGTGTTGGATGACGTGTGGGATGAAAATCCCGAGAATTGGGATCAGTTGAAACAATTTCTCAGAGGAGGTGCGAGGGGTAGTAAAATCATAGTAACTACCCGTAGTGAAAAAGTTGCTTCGATCATGGGCACTCTCCCTCCACACCATTTGCCAAGACTCTCAGAGGATGATTGTTTGTCTCTGTTCATGCAGCGAGCCTTTGGGCATGGAAGACAAGAACCTCCAAACCTCGTAATGCATGCGAAGGAAATTGTAAAGAAGTGCGGGGGCGTCCCTTTGGCAGCGAAGGCATTGGGCGGCTTGATGCGCTTTAAAACAGATGAAAGAGAGTGGCTGTTTGTCAAAGAAAGTGAAATTTGGAATATACCTGAAGAAGAGAGTGGCATTTTACCTGCTCTGAGATTGAGTTATTTTCATCTTCCATCACATTTGAAGCAATGCTTTGCATACTGCTCAATATTTCCGAAAGATCATATAATCGATAAGAAGAAACTAATCCTATTATGGATGGCAGAAGGTTTCGTTCAACCATCTGATGGAAGTAAACAAATGGAAGATATCGGTGGAGAGTATTTCAATAATCTATTATGGCGGTCCTTCTTTCAGGATGTTAAGAAAGATGAAGATGGGAATATATTATGGTGCAAGATGCATGACCTTGTGCATGATCTTGCATGCTATCTTGCACGGAACGAATGCTCGATTGTGCAGGTGAAGAATGCAGTGAGTATTCCTGACATATATCGCTGTTTCTTCATGTTGGGTGAGTATTATGAATGGGTCCTAACAGTCCCAAAGGCCTCAAGGAAAGCAAACCATTTGCGAACACTGCTTCTGGATGCAAGAGTACAGCCTTTCAGCGTCCCACGTAATCTTTTAACAAATTTCATGTGCTTAAGGGTGTTAGATTTAAGTTTCGCGTGTGTCACTACGGAGATTTTGGTTTCAATTGGCAGGTTGAAACACTTAAGATACCTCGACCTGTCTTATACTAAAATACGAGCCGTCCCTGAATCCATTAGCACCCTTCACCATTTGCAAACGTTAAGACTCTTGGGGCATAATAATCCTGCAGAATTACCCAGAGACATGAGCAAAATGACTAGCCTAAGACATCTTGAAATAGATTGGTATAATGATAAATTGACCCATATGCCAGCTAATATGGGACAATTAAAGCTCCTTCAGACCTTGACAATATTCATAGTTGGTAAGGATAATGGATGTGGTATAAGAGAGCTGCAAGGTCTAAACCTTGGTGGAGAATTGACTATTCGAAACCTCGAGAATGTGATGTGTGCAGCAAATGCCCAGGAAGCAAACTTGAAGAATAAGCCAAACCTTTGTATGTTACGCTTTTCATGGGGTCAGGATATTGATCTTCAGTTGGAAGGAAATGTCGAGCAAACCCTTGAAGGTCTCCGACCACATCGAAATCTCAAAAGGTTGACTGTGGAAGAGTACATGGGTGTCAGATTTCCGTATTGGATGTGTTCTTCATCGCTTCCAAATCTGATTAAAGTTTCAGTGATTAATTGCAGAAGATGCGAACAGCTCCCCCCGCTCAGCCACTTGCCATTCCTGAAGGTTCTTGTGATACGTGGAATGGATGCTGTGAAGTCTATTGGAAAGCATTTCTATGGCGACGATGTCACAGAGGCATTCCCATCACTGAAAGAACTCACCATCCAAGATATGCCTAATTTAGAGGAGTGGTCAGGATCCAATGGAAGAGTACTCCCCTGCCTTAACCGATTAACTGTCTGGGGATGTCCAAA